The following proteins are co-located in the Palaemon carinicauda isolate YSFRI2023 chromosome 3, ASM3689809v2, whole genome shotgun sequence genome:
- the LOC137638881 gene encoding tigger transposable element-derived protein 1-like, which yields MDQGVIASFKAYYLRRTIAMASQATETRKDLTLNDFWKSYNILDALKNTADSWEEVKMTKMNGVWRKLCPQFVNDFHGFEDTVDHVIRNIVALSKEINLDMEVDDVTELLESHGEELSAGDLIQLERQIIEEEEETPTSDPKAFTRQGLSKGFAEIQQTLSTFEAQDPNMDRFTKVSRGITDLLQCYKEILDEKRIPSVQSNLEPYFKKVERPAPSTSAASTPPDLPATEPLPSTSAASIATEPLPSTSAACIPTEPPPSTSAASITSPPPSVASISPPYSPAPASPAPSVGSASPTPASPASSVSLPENPDSPALVSPASSAASPPQ from the coding sequence atggaccaaggagtgattgcttcattcaaggcctactacctccgaaggACGATTGCTATGGCATCACAGGCAACTGAAACGAGGAAGGACTTGACTCTGAAtgacttttggaagtcctacaacatccttgatgctctTAAGAACactgctgattcctgggaggaggttaAGATGACAAAAATGAATGGTGTCTGGAGGAAACTATGTCCACAATTTGTGAATGATttccatgggtttgaggacacagtagACCATGTTATCAgaaacattgttgccctgagtaaagAAATCAATCTGgatatggaggttgatgatgttacagaGCTGctggaatctcatggagaggagttatctgctggggacttgatacaactggagaggcagatcatagaggaagaagaagaaacccccACCTCAGatcctaaggctttcacaaggcagggcttgtcaaaaggttttgcagAGATACAACAAACATTGTCAACTTTCGAGGCTCAGGATCCTAACATGGACAGATTCACTAAGGTTTCCAGAGGCATCacggacttactgcagtgttacaaGGAGatcttggatgagaagaggatcccgtctgtccagtctaacctggagccgtattttaagaaagtagagagacctgcaccctctacatcagctgcctctactccTCCAGATTTGccagcaacagagcctctaccctctacctcagctgcctctattgctacagagcctctaccGTCTACCTCGGCTGCCTGTATTCCTACAGAGCCtccaccatcaacctcagctgcctctattacTTCTCCACCACCTTCTGTAGCTTCTATCTCACCTCCATACtcacctgccccagcttctccagcacctTCTGTAGGCTCTGCCTCACCTACCCCAGCTTCTCctgcatcttctgtctcacttccagagaatcctgactcACCTGCTctagtttctccagcatcttctgcagctTCCCCTCCACAATAA